One window of Mobula hypostoma chromosome 30, sMobHyp1.1, whole genome shotgun sequence genomic DNA carries:
- the b4gat1 gene encoding beta-1,4-glucuronyltransferase 1: MRPARPLRCSPFRAVLGGLLLVAGLQLLYLSLLPGLQGRGRGRRRGGGSPSHGLPDPDPEPERRRRELSRALEGGGQTDPSGRYRLYPDVTRAPVLSRRPRPGHLLGLATHCSANNLHHLPGLVRRWRAPLSLALFATAADLPEALRALYLLGLHCPGVRELVAFTLVTPARVPAAFPPGEEEEQASDPDLDLDLEPELPPPCRRALRPVLRLRRRYANYGLANASYPGNLLRNAARRALPSRYVAVIDVDMLPSGGLHRRLLELLSAPGPGPQPGPAVYVLPALEMRRSRRVPADKAELQRLYQVGEVRPFYGELCPRCHAPTNYSRWINLAAGPGLGVAYTLAWSDPWEPFYVGPRSVPPYDERFEQYGFNRISQACELHVAGYSFAILDNAFLIHKGFKVAGEFHPQKDNENRHNRILFRQFKQELRQKYPESPRRC; the protein is encoded by the exons ATGCGGCCCGCTCGCCCGCTGCGCTGCTCGCCGTTCCGGGCCGTGCTGGGCGGCCTGCTGCTGGTGGCCGGGCTGCAGCTGCTCTACCTGTCGCTGCTGCCGGGGCTGCAGGGCCGGGGCCGGGGGAGGCGGCGCGGCGGCGGCTCCCCCTCGCACGGCCTGCCCGACCCCGACCCCGAGCCGGAGCGGCGGCGGCGGGAGCTGAGCCGGGCGCTGGAGGGCGGCGGCCAGACCGACCCGTCGGGCCGCTACCGCCTGTACCCGGACGTGACCCGGGCGCCGGTGCTGAGCCGGCGGCCCAGGCCCGGCCACCTCCTCGGGCTCGCCACCCACTGCTCGGCCAACAACCTGCACCACTTGCCCGGCCTGGTGCGCCGCTGGCGGGCCCCGCTCTCGCTGGCCCTGTTCGCCACAGCCGCCGACCTGCCCGAGGCCCTGCGGGCCCTCTACCTCCTCGGCCTGCACTGCCCGGGGGTGCGGGAGCTGGTGGCCTTCACCCTGGTCACGCCAGCCCGGGTGCCGGCCGCCTTCCCCccgggggaggaggaggagcaggccTCGGACCCCGACCTCGATTTGGACCTGGAGCCCGAGCTGCCGCCGCCGTGCCGGCGGGCCCTGCGCCCGGTGCTGCGGCTGCGGCGCCGCTACGCCAACTACGGGCTGGCGAACGCCTCGTACCCGGGCAACCTGCTGCGCAACGCCGCCCGCCGGGCCCTGCCCTCCCGCTACGTGGCCGTGATCGACGTCGACATGCTGCCGAGCGGCGGCCTCCACCGCCGGCTGCTGGAGCTGCTGTCGGCCCCAGGCCCCGGCCCGCAGCCCGGGCCCGCCGTCTACGTGCTGCCCGCCCTGGAGATGCGCCGCAGCCGCCGGGTCCCGGCCGACAAGGCCGAGCTGCAGCGCCTGTACCAGGTGGGCGAGGTGCGGCCCTTCTACGGCGAGCTCTGCCCCCGCTGTCACGCCCCGACCAACTACAGCCGCTGGATCAACCTGGCGGCCGGGCCCGGCCTCGGCGTCGCCTACACGCTGGCCTGGAGCGACCCGTGGGAGCCCTTCTACGTGGGGCCGCGCTCGGTGCCGCCCTACGACGAGCGGTTCGAGCAGTACGGCTTCAACCGCATCAGccag GCCTGTGAGCTGCATGTGGCTGGTTATTCCTTCGCCATCCTCGACAACGCCTTCCTCATCCACAAAGGCTTCAAGGTCGCCGGCGAGTTCCACCCTCAGAAGGACAACGAGAATCGCCACAACCGCATCCTCTTCCGCCAGTTCAAGCAGGAGCTGAGGCAGAAGTACCCCGAGTCGCCACGCCGGTGCTGA